A single genomic interval of Bradyrhizobium sp. AZCC 1693 harbors:
- a CDS encoding heme NO-binding domain-containing protein yields MKGIIFNVLEEVVVQQFSQDVWEDLIDKAEVGGAYTSLGNYSDEELASLVTTSAGVLGKTPGEILRWFGQSAMPLLATRFPSLFEPYKSSRDFVLSVNKIIHPEVRKLYAGASCPFFHFKPSENGSMTMAYHSQRKLCLLAQGFIEGAASHYHDRADVHHRECMHGGDEKCLLEIKWSA; encoded by the coding sequence ATGAAGGGCATCATATTCAATGTCTTGGAAGAAGTCGTCGTCCAACAGTTCAGCCAGGATGTCTGGGAGGATCTGATCGACAAAGCTGAGGTCGGTGGCGCCTACACGTCGCTCGGCAACTATTCGGATGAAGAGCTCGCGTCCTTGGTCACAACCTCCGCCGGGGTGCTCGGCAAGACACCCGGCGAAATCCTGCGCTGGTTCGGACAGTCGGCAATGCCGCTGCTGGCCACGCGTTTCCCGTCATTGTTCGAGCCGTATAAATCGTCACGAGATTTTGTTCTCAGCGTCAACAAAATCATCCATCCCGAAGTCCGCAAGCTTTACGCCGGTGCGTCGTGCCCATTCTTCCACTTCAAGCCGAGCGAGAACGGTTCGATGACGATGGCCTACCACTCGCAACGGAAGCTGTGCCTGCTGGCACAGGGGTTCATTGAGGGCGCGGCCAGCCACTATCACGATCGCGCCGACGTTCATCATCGCGAATGCATGCACGGCGGCGACGAGAAGTGCCTCCTTGAGATCAAGTGGTCAGCCTGA
- a CDS encoding putative bifunctional diguanylate cyclase/phosphodiesterase, with protein sequence MLPQVADDPALQILRIERRLQRERAARLEAEAVAERGLRELYEKQQQLALLETIAAASNQSTSVEDTFHLAIEEICKFTEWPLGQVYIVHRSGEDLRLDPLHVRHAADADALRPMMEATKATSFASGEGLPGRVFASATPVWLQHLAADRNLPRADAVAACGIKSGMAFPILVGRDVAAVVEFFSYKEQEPDAALLTLLGQIGIQLGRVIERKQAQDRLIHDASHDGLTGLPNRVLFRDRVDRAVARARRIFDEHFAVLFIDLDRFKLVNDSLGHAAGDDLLVEIAQRLNDVLQRHSAAHTLARLGGDEFTVLLEELDSPDKAMQIGELLIDALRTPILIDGQEIYASASIGVANIAGTEQSPETLLRNADLAMYRAKSLGRGRVELYDTGLHDIAVERLRLEGNLRRALANNEFILHYQPIVSLDTHDIVGFESLIRWQRGPGDIVPPGDFVGVAEDTGLIVLIGGWVLSEACRMLAQLQVQFSRPEPLTMSINISPRQFIQPDFINQVRRAVSGAGLEPRSVRLEITETVAIGDPERTILVLKALHDFGVRISIDDFGTGYSSLNYLHRLPVDTLKIDRSFVTGLGLTVEGTQIIRAILDLAENLKIDVVAEGTEQEGQIRQLADMGCHYAQGYYFSKPLPPNDLKALLDKSAPLSKVAARTAD encoded by the coding sequence ATGCTGCCTCAGGTTGCGGACGACCCAGCCCTTCAGATCCTCCGAATCGAGCGTCGGCTGCAGCGCGAACGTGCCGCGCGGCTGGAGGCCGAGGCGGTGGCCGAGAGAGGCCTTCGCGAACTCTATGAAAAACAGCAGCAGCTGGCGCTGCTGGAGACGATCGCGGCGGCTTCAAATCAAAGCACGTCGGTCGAGGACACGTTTCACCTCGCCATCGAGGAAATCTGCAAGTTTACGGAATGGCCGCTGGGTCAGGTCTACATCGTCCATCGCAGCGGCGAAGACCTTCGCCTTGATCCCTTGCACGTTCGTCACGCGGCGGATGCGGACGCGCTTCGACCGATGATGGAGGCAACGAAGGCGACCTCATTTGCCTCCGGCGAAGGCCTTCCCGGCCGGGTCTTCGCCTCGGCAACGCCGGTCTGGCTGCAGCACCTGGCCGCCGACCGGAATCTTCCGCGCGCTGACGCGGTTGCCGCGTGCGGCATCAAAAGCGGCATGGCTTTTCCGATCCTCGTCGGGCGCGACGTGGCTGCAGTGGTGGAGTTCTTCTCTTACAAGGAGCAGGAGCCTGACGCGGCGCTGCTAACGCTGCTAGGCCAGATCGGCATCCAGCTCGGCCGCGTGATCGAACGTAAGCAAGCCCAAGATCGATTGATCCATGACGCCTCACACGACGGTCTGACGGGCCTGCCGAACCGTGTGCTGTTTCGTGATCGCGTGGACCGCGCGGTCGCCCGTGCAAGACGTATTTTCGACGAACATTTCGCCGTTCTCTTCATCGATCTCGACCGTTTCAAGCTGGTCAACGACAGTCTGGGTCACGCCGCGGGCGACGATCTGCTGGTCGAGATCGCGCAGCGTCTGAATGATGTTCTGCAGCGGCATTCCGCAGCCCACACGCTCGCCCGGCTCGGAGGCGACGAATTCACCGTGTTGCTCGAGGAGCTCGACAGTCCGGACAAGGCGATGCAAATCGGGGAACTGCTGATCGACGCGCTCCGGACGCCGATCCTGATCGATGGCCAGGAAATCTATGCCAGCGCCAGCATCGGCGTGGCCAATATCGCCGGCACGGAGCAATCGCCGGAAACCCTGCTGCGCAATGCCGATCTCGCCATGTACCGCGCAAAATCGCTCGGCCGCGGGCGTGTCGAGCTCTACGATACTGGCCTCCACGACATTGCGGTCGAGCGATTGAGGCTCGAAGGCAACCTCAGACGCGCGCTCGCCAACAATGAATTCATCCTGCATTACCAGCCGATTGTCTCACTCGATACCCACGACATCGTCGGCTTTGAGTCGCTGATACGCTGGCAGCGCGGACCGGGGGATATCGTTCCCCCGGGCGACTTCGTCGGGGTCGCCGAGGACACCGGGCTGATCGTTTTGATCGGCGGCTGGGTGTTGAGCGAGGCGTGTCGGATGCTGGCGCAACTGCAGGTCCAATTCTCCCGGCCCGAGCCGCTCACCATGAGCATCAACATTTCGCCGCGCCAGTTCATTCAGCCCGATTTCATCAATCAAGTCCGGCGCGCTGTATCCGGCGCGGGGCTGGAACCGCGCAGCGTGCGGCTGGAGATCACGGAAACCGTGGCAATCGGCGATCCCGAGCGAACGATCCTTGTTCTCAAGGCGCTGCACGACTTCGGCGTGCGTATCAGCATCGATGATTTCGGAACGGGATATTCATCGCTTAACTATCTGCATCGTCTTCCGGTCGATACTCTCAAGATCGACCGGTCTTTCGTAACCGGCCTCGGCCTCACGGTCGAAGGGACACAGATCATCCGCGCGATTCTCGATCTTGCGGAAAATCTAAAAATCGATGTTGTCGCCGAAGGTACGGAGCAGGAAGGACAGATCCGGCAACTCGCGGATATGGGGTGCCATTACGCGCAGGGCTACTACTTCTCGAAACCGCTTCCGCCAAACGACCTCAAAGCGCTCCTGGACAAATCTGCACCCCTCTCCAAGGTTGCGGCACGGACCGCCGACTGA
- a CDS encoding methyl-accepting chemotaxis protein: MLANLKILQRLLLALALPIFLLIGLSGYDVYGKWEIRQEMRELASRVDDVANLSRLVHELQRERGTSAIVLGSKGSQMLAELGDQRKRTDAERAKAAISLDHLGQTSSHDLAEIAGKARSALNELNARRSEIDALGIPVANSSAFYTHLIATILDVAGEIGRTTRDTDVSAAVATYLNFIQGKERSGQERAQVGAGLSVGRFDLPAYNKALGLAAAQGVYFATFQSASTPGQREFYQRAMSGPAIDTVLKMRQIVAEGGLSGDLKGLDGKTWFAAATVRIELLKTIEDHLANDLLDLAAVKQSKATAQLSTLAALVVLALLSSFVVAGVMTRSITRPLGVLARIMKQLAHGDVATTVEGVDRRDEVGEMAQAVAFFRSNMIETRELAAREMEATNQRIARAARVGELAEQFDAGIAGSLGSASAALSQLKATATMMSATAEATDREATGVASAAANATQNVQSISAAAEEMSSSINEIGRQVVQSARIARKAVEEATRTNQTVLGLSESAEKIGNVVKLISDIAAQTNLLALNATIEAARAGEVGKGFAVVAAEVKNLANQTSRATAEITTQIGAIQETSFDAVKAIQGINATIAEIDEIACTVASAIEEQSAVTEEIARNVQSAAVGTRDISSGISGVTEATQRTGTASREVLSAMEALSAQSEAMQARVEEFLGAIQAA; encoded by the coding sequence ATGCTTGCGAACCTGAAGATTCTGCAGCGCCTGCTGCTGGCATTGGCGCTGCCAATTTTTCTGCTCATTGGTCTTTCCGGTTACGACGTTTACGGCAAATGGGAGATCCGCCAGGAAATGCGGGAGCTCGCATCGCGTGTGGACGACGTCGCAAACCTCAGCCGCCTTGTGCACGAACTGCAGCGCGAGCGCGGAACATCGGCGATCGTGCTCGGAAGCAAGGGCAGCCAGATGCTTGCCGAGCTTGGCGACCAACGCAAGCGAACCGATGCCGAACGTGCGAAGGCAGCGATATCGCTGGATCATCTCGGCCAGACATCAAGCCACGATCTGGCTGAGATTGCCGGCAAGGCCAGATCCGCCCTCAACGAGCTGAACGCCAGACGCAGCGAGATTGATGCGCTGGGTATCCCGGTGGCCAATTCCTCGGCATTCTACACCCACCTGATTGCGACGATACTCGATGTTGCCGGCGAGATCGGCCGAACGACCCGCGACACAGACGTTTCCGCTGCCGTTGCAACCTATCTCAATTTCATCCAGGGCAAGGAGCGTTCCGGCCAGGAGCGGGCCCAGGTCGGCGCCGGATTGTCGGTCGGCCGCTTCGATCTGCCGGCGTACAACAAGGCACTGGGTCTGGCCGCGGCGCAGGGGGTCTACTTCGCGACGTTCCAGTCTGCCAGCACCCCCGGCCAGCGTGAATTCTACCAGAGAGCCATGTCAGGCCCCGCCATCGACACGGTCCTCAAGATGCGACAGATCGTGGCTGAAGGCGGCTTGTCCGGTGACCTGAAGGGTCTCGACGGCAAGACCTGGTTTGCGGCAGCGACTGTTCGGATCGAACTCCTGAAGACGATCGAGGATCATCTTGCGAATGACCTTCTTGATTTGGCGGCGGTAAAACAGTCGAAGGCAACCGCGCAACTGAGCACTCTGGCGGCTCTCGTGGTGCTGGCGCTGCTATCCAGTTTCGTGGTGGCAGGGGTGATGACGCGCAGTATCACGCGGCCGCTCGGCGTATTGGCGCGCATCATGAAGCAGCTTGCACATGGCGATGTCGCGACCACCGTCGAAGGCGTTGATCGTCGCGATGAAGTCGGAGAGATGGCGCAGGCGGTCGCGTTCTTCCGGAGCAATATGATCGAAACGAGAGAGCTGGCCGCCAGGGAAATGGAAGCGACGAACCAACGAATTGCACGCGCGGCCCGGGTCGGCGAACTGGCCGAGCAATTCGATGCAGGGATTGCCGGATCGCTCGGGTCCGCATCCGCGGCACTGTCGCAACTCAAGGCGACCGCGACGATGATGTCGGCAACAGCGGAAGCGACCGATCGGGAGGCTACCGGGGTCGCGTCCGCGGCCGCGAACGCGACGCAGAACGTCCAGAGCATTTCCGCTGCTGCCGAAGAGATGTCGAGTTCGATCAACGAGATCGGCCGTCAGGTCGTTCAGTCGGCGAGGATCGCGCGGAAGGCGGTCGAGGAAGCCACGCGAACCAACCAGACGGTGCTCGGCCTTTCGGAGTCGGCCGAGAAGATTGGCAATGTCGTTAAGTTGATCAGCGATATCGCGGCGCAGACCAATCTGCTGGCGCTGAACGCAACCATTGAAGCTGCCAGGGCGGGTGAGGTCGGCAAGGGTTTTGCCGTGGTTGCCGCCGAGGTCAAGAATCTCGCCAATCAGACTAGCAGGGCGACTGCTGAAATCACGACCCAGATCGGCGCGATTCAGGAAACGTCGTTTGATGCGGTGAAGGCCATCCAGGGCATTAACGCCACCATCGCGGAGATCGACGAGATTGCCTGTACGGTCGCGAGCGCGATCGAGGAGCAGTCGGCGGTAACTGAGGAAATAGCGCGGAACGTCCAGAGCGCGGCGGTTGGGACGCGGGACATTTCTTCAGGCATTTCCGGTGTGACGGAAGCTACACAGCGGACCGGCACTGCGTCGAGAGAGGTGCTCTCCGCCATGGAGGCACTGTCGGCGCAGTCGGAAGCGATGCAGGCGCGGGTTGAAGAGTTTCTGGGAGCCATCCAGGCCGCCTGA
- a CDS encoding bifunctional diguanylate cyclase/phosphodiesterase has translation MFTIYSCIAYEHDLRLVVLAALVCALASFAAINFLNHVRKTTGYMRDVWLCVAATACGFGIWATHFIAMLAYSPGIPSGYNIILTLLSLVAAILLTGVGLLIASGNRVPAGRWIGGATVGGGIAAMHYTGMAAFEIAGRIQWDSILVVVSIVLGAAIGATALPAGLRDGSMKWKAIGAVLLTLAICSHHFTAMGAVSIIPDPTVVVSELALPAGWLALGVALASLTILFLACAGLALDIRERHRAELEVDRMRGLADASAEGLLVCYGDKIVSINTSLTELTGYVPDDVIGESLAICLPEESVRRKLVARPRERIEAELRDVNGQFIPAEFILRSIDFAGQPHHAIAVRDLRDRKKAEQHIHFLAHHDALTGLPNRNSFNARLDQEIEAHQASGRSFAVLCLDLDRFKEVNDLFGHAAGDALLKKVAKCVSAVLDRNQMMARLGGDEFAIITTNLSSPSTAGRIAENVIEALRIENDSSTTASFVSTSIGVAIFPNDARDGRGLLTHADTALYRAKTDGRGVYRFFEAAMGVEVRDRRMLEHDLRSAIARHEFELAYQPQARLDTREITGFEALLRWHHPQRGQVPPALFIPVAEESGTIQQIGEWVLRQACAEASGWTNPLGIAVNVSAMQLHNPQFTQLVHEILVQTGLNPGRLELEITETALVRDFNRALATLRQLKALGVRIAMDDFGTGYSSLSNLRAFPFDKIKIDGSFIKAVNANEQAATIVRAVLGIGRGLKLPVLAEGVETSEELGFLGTELCDQIQGYLVGKPADIAGFRYLTDAAESVRGLEFPLSHAGDDVALKVVSR, from the coding sequence ATGTTTACCATATACAGCTGCATCGCCTACGAGCATGACCTGCGACTGGTGGTGCTGGCGGCCCTCGTATGTGCGCTCGCGTCTTTCGCGGCGATCAACTTTCTCAATCACGTCCGCAAGACAACGGGCTACATGCGCGATGTCTGGTTGTGCGTCGCCGCCACCGCATGCGGCTTCGGCATCTGGGCGACACACTTCATCGCCATGCTTGCGTACTCGCCTGGCATCCCGAGCGGATACAACATCATCCTCACCCTGCTATCGCTCGTCGCGGCTATCCTGCTCACCGGCGTGGGTCTTTTAATCGCGTCCGGAAACAGGGTGCCTGCCGGGCGCTGGATCGGTGGAGCGACCGTCGGCGGCGGCATCGCGGCGATGCACTACACCGGAATGGCAGCTTTTGAGATCGCCGGCCGGATTCAGTGGGATTCCATTCTCGTTGTCGTTTCCATCGTGTTGGGGGCGGCGATCGGAGCGACCGCGCTGCCAGCCGGTTTGCGCGACGGGTCGATGAAATGGAAGGCTATCGGGGCGGTGCTGCTCACGCTGGCAATCTGCAGTCACCACTTCACCGCCATGGGCGCGGTTTCGATCATCCCCGACCCGACGGTCGTGGTTTCGGAACTGGCGCTGCCGGCCGGCTGGCTTGCGCTCGGCGTCGCGCTTGCGTCGCTGACGATCCTGTTTCTCGCTTGCGCGGGTCTTGCGCTCGATATCCGCGAACGCCATCGCGCCGAACTGGAAGTCGATCGCATGCGCGGTCTCGCCGATGCGTCGGCCGAGGGGCTGCTGGTCTGCTACGGCGACAAGATTGTTTCAATCAATACAAGCCTGACAGAACTGACAGGCTATGTCCCCGACGATGTGATCGGGGAATCGCTGGCGATCTGCCTGCCCGAGGAGTCCGTCAGGCGCAAGCTGGTCGCGAGGCCGCGCGAGCGGATCGAGGCTGAATTGCGCGACGTCAACGGCCAATTCATTCCGGCTGAGTTCATTCTTCGCTCGATCGATTTCGCCGGTCAACCGCATCATGCCATCGCCGTCCGCGATCTGCGTGACCGGAAGAAAGCTGAGCAGCATATTCATTTTCTGGCGCACCACGACGCCTTGACGGGCTTGCCGAACCGAAACAGCTTCAACGCCCGGCTCGATCAGGAAATCGAGGCGCATCAGGCCTCGGGCCGGTCATTTGCCGTGCTCTGCCTCGACCTTGATCGCTTCAAGGAAGTGAATGACCTGTTCGGGCATGCCGCGGGTGATGCGCTGCTGAAGAAGGTTGCGAAATGCGTCTCGGCAGTTCTCGATCGAAACCAGATGATGGCGCGGCTCGGTGGCGATGAATTTGCGATTATCACGACAAACCTCTCCAGTCCGTCGACGGCAGGCCGCATCGCCGAGAACGTCATCGAAGCGTTGCGGATCGAAAACGACTCATCGACCACGGCCTCGTTCGTTTCCACCAGCATCGGGGTAGCGATTTTCCCGAACGACGCCCGGGACGGACGGGGCCTTCTTACCCACGCAGATACTGCGCTCTATCGCGCCAAAACCGACGGCCGCGGTGTTTATCGCTTCTTTGAAGCCGCGATGGGCGTCGAGGTGCGCGATCGGCGCATGCTGGAGCACGATCTTCGCAGCGCGATCGCACGGCATGAATTTGAACTGGCCTATCAGCCGCAAGCCCGGCTTGACACGCGCGAGATCACCGGCTTTGAGGCCTTGTTGCGATGGCATCATCCACAGCGCGGTCAGGTTCCACCGGCCTTATTCATTCCCGTCGCGGAGGAAAGTGGAACGATCCAGCAGATCGGCGAATGGGTGCTTAGACAGGCATGCGCGGAAGCCAGCGGCTGGACGAATCCGCTCGGAATCGCCGTGAACGTCTCGGCGATGCAACTGCATAATCCGCAGTTTACGCAACTGGTTCACGAAATCCTCGTTCAAACAGGATTGAACCCCGGGCGGCTCGAACTGGAGATCACCGAAACCGCGCTGGTCCGCGACTTCAACCGTGCGCTGGCGACGTTGCGTCAGCTCAAGGCACTTGGCGTCCGCATCGCCATGGACGATTTCGGGACCGGTTACTCGTCGCTGTCGAACTTGCGGGCATTCCCGTTCGACAAGATCAAGATCGATGGCTCCTTCATCAAGGCGGTCAACGCTAACGAACAGGCGGCGACCATCGTTCGCGCGGTGCTTGGCATCGGGCGTGGGCTCAAGCTGCCGGTGCTGGCGGAAGGTGTCGAGACCAGCGAGGAGCTGGGTTTCCTGGGCACCGAACTCTGCGATCAAATTCAGGGGTATTTGGTCGGAAAGCCGGCCGATATCGCTGGCTTCCGCTACCTCACAGATGCCGCGGAAAGCGTGCGCGGTCTCGAATTTCCCCTATCCCATGCCGGCGATGACGTTGCGCTGAAAGTCGTCAGTCGATGA
- a CDS encoding xanthine dehydrogenase family protein molybdopterin-binding subunit, with protein sequence MNALTPSRRAFLQGTAASLAVFTLGTFLQPFGRALAQAPAPGPFDPNIFLQIASDNTVTLISKHFEMGQGVTTGLATLVAEELGADWSQMRFIFAPANPALYHNLLFGPVQATGGTTSTVEAWTQMRQVGAAAHVMFATAAANKWQVPASEVSIENGVVVHGANRATLGSLAEEAMNVPVPTSVTLKEPKNWTMIGRRLPRLDSVMKTTGQAIFALDFRRPGTLTTVVLRPDRFGATVASFDATEARKIDGVVDVQQLPTGIAVYATNTWAAIEGRKALKVTWDMSKAETRSTEQIFAEYRNLLEQPGLQATKRGDTGAALAKAARTVAAEFTFPYLAHAPMEPLNCTIELGADGAEIWSGCQLQTIDQFVASQVLGFKPEQIKINTMLGGGSFGRRGNPVADWVAELCFAVKAIGGRAPVHLVWTREDDIKGGFYRPMALHRVRVGLTQDGRISGWQHQLVSKSIFTGTPFEAVSVKDGLDVSSVEGVADTDYAIPDFDVRQHNVSTPLPVLWWRSVGNSHTAFAMETMIDELAGLAAQDPVPFRLGLLANDPRDVAVVRLAAEKAGWGTPLSEKGRGRGIAFHHSFGTRVAMVSEVTVRGGVIKVDRMVAAVDLGVAVNPDVVVAQVEGAIGFALSMVLRNEITLKNGVVQQSNFDDYEPTRMREMPKVEVHIVPSMEPPTGIGEPGLPPVAPAIANAVAAATGKRLRSLPLRYATFSG encoded by the coding sequence ATGAACGCATTGACGCCCTCACGCCGCGCCTTCCTGCAGGGCACAGCCGCCAGCTTGGCGGTATTCACGCTGGGGACCTTCCTGCAACCCTTCGGCCGCGCGCTGGCGCAAGCTCCAGCGCCTGGCCCATTCGATCCCAACATCTTCCTGCAAATTGCATCCGACAACACGGTCACGTTGATCAGCAAGCATTTCGAGATGGGGCAAGGCGTTACGACCGGCCTTGCTACCCTTGTTGCCGAGGAGCTTGGCGCCGACTGGAGCCAGATGCGGTTTATATTCGCGCCGGCTAATCCTGCGCTTTACCACAATCTCCTATTCGGCCCGGTCCAGGCAACCGGCGGCACGACCTCGACAGTTGAAGCTTGGACCCAGATGCGGCAGGTCGGCGCCGCGGCGCATGTCATGTTCGCGACCGCAGCCGCCAACAAGTGGCAGGTGCCGGCTTCCGAAGTTTCGATCGAAAATGGAGTTGTGGTGCACGGTGCGAACCGAGCGACCCTGGGGTCGCTCGCGGAGGAGGCGATGAACGTCCCGGTGCCGACCTCTGTCACCCTGAAAGAACCCAAGAACTGGACGATGATCGGAAGGCGGTTGCCGCGCCTCGATTCGGTCATGAAGACCACCGGTCAAGCGATATTCGCGCTCGACTTTCGCCGGCCCGGCACGTTGACGACCGTGGTGCTTCGTCCGGACCGCTTCGGCGCGACGGTCGCTTCTTTCGACGCCACAGAAGCAAGAAAAATCGACGGGGTCGTCGATGTGCAGCAACTACCCACCGGAATCGCCGTCTACGCGACCAATACCTGGGCCGCGATTGAGGGCCGTAAGGCGCTCAAAGTGACCTGGGACATGAGCAAGGCCGAGACCCGCTCGACCGAGCAGATCTTTGCCGAATACCGAAACCTGCTTGAGCAGCCTGGACTGCAGGCCACCAAGCGAGGCGACACCGGGGCGGCCTTGGCTAAGGCAGCGAGGACGGTAGCGGCCGAGTTCACGTTCCCGTATCTGGCGCATGCCCCGATGGAGCCGTTGAACTGCACGATTGAGCTCGGTGCGGATGGTGCGGAAATCTGGTCGGGATGCCAGTTACAGACCATCGATCAGTTCGTGGCCTCACAGGTGCTTGGATTCAAGCCCGAGCAGATCAAAATCAACACCATGCTGGGCGGCGGCAGTTTCGGGCGGCGCGGCAATCCCGTGGCAGATTGGGTTGCCGAGCTCTGCTTTGCCGTAAAGGCAATCGGCGGGCGCGCGCCCGTGCATCTCGTCTGGACGCGCGAGGATGACATCAAGGGTGGATTCTACCGACCAATGGCCTTGCACAGGGTGCGCGTCGGCCTCACGCAGGACGGTCGCATCTCCGGCTGGCAGCACCAACTAGTCTCCAAGTCGATCTTCACCGGCACGCCGTTCGAAGCGGTGTCGGTAAAGGACGGACTCGACGTATCTAGCGTGGAGGGCGTCGCCGATACCGACTACGCCATCCCCGATTTCGACGTGCGTCAGCACAATGTCTCAACGCCGCTACCGGTGTTGTGGTGGAGGTCGGTCGGCAATTCGCACACGGCATTTGCGATGGAGACAATGATCGACGAGCTCGCCGGCCTTGCGGCGCAAGACCCTGTCCCCTTCCGCCTCGGCCTGCTTGCGAATGATCCTCGCGACGTCGCAGTCGTGCGGCTCGCGGCAGAAAAGGCGGGATGGGGAACGCCGCTCTCCGAAAAAGGCCGCGGACGTGGCATCGCCTTTCATCACTCGTTCGGAACGCGGGTCGCGATGGTTTCTGAAGTTACGGTCCGCGGCGGGGTAATCAAGGTCGACCGCATGGTCGCCGCTGTCGACCTCGGCGTGGCCGTCAATCCCGACGTCGTCGTGGCGCAGGTTGAGGGTGCGATCGGTTTCGCGCTGTCGATGGTCCTGCGCAACGAGATCACGCTGAAGAATGGCGTGGTGCAGCAAAGCAATTTCGACGACTATGAGCCGACGCGCATGCGCGAAATGCCAAAGGTCGAGGTTCACATCGTGCCGTCCATGGAACCGCCGACCGGCATAGGCGAGCCGGGATTGCCGCCGGTCGCGCCGGCGATTGCGAATGCCGTCGCAGCGGCCACCGGCAAGCGGCTGCGCAGCCTGCCGCTGCGCTACGCGACGTTTTCGGGCTGA
- a CDS encoding (2Fe-2S)-binding protein, whose protein sequence is MVALNINGRAVELNADPKMPLLWAIRDFVGLTGTKYGCGRALCGACTVHLDGDAARSCSIMVSDAVGRKITTIEGVSGTVADAVKAAWQRLDVVQCGYCQSGQIMSAITLLTGNKKPSDEDIDLGMEGNVCRCGAYQRIRAAIHEAAQNL, encoded by the coding sequence ATGGTTGCACTGAACATCAATGGCCGCGCCGTGGAACTCAATGCCGATCCAAAGATGCCACTGCTTTGGGCGATCCGCGACTTTGTCGGGCTGACTGGCACCAAATATGGGTGCGGACGCGCGCTATGTGGCGCCTGCACGGTGCATCTTGACGGCGACGCCGCGCGTTCCTGCTCCATCATGGTGAGCGATGCCGTGGGAAGGAAGATCACCACCATCGAGGGCGTGTCCGGCACGGTCGCGGACGCGGTGAAGGCGGCCTGGCAGCGGCTCGACGTCGTGCAGTGCGGCTATTGCCAGTCGGGCCAGATCATGTCGGCGATTACGCTATTGACGGGCAACAAGAAGCCGAGTGACGAGGACATCGATCTCGGCATGGAAGGAAATGTCTGCCGCTGCGGCGCCTATCAGCGCATTCGTGCCGCCATTCACGAAGCCGCACAAAATCTTTAG